The DNA segment TCCAGGCCGCAGAAACTGAGGAGATCCTTATGTCAGCAGAGGAGACTGATGAGGAGAAGGAGCCTGCAGAGTTCATGCAGGTGGTTCCCCCGATGGCCCTGCCTCCTCTGCCTATCGTCAGGTTCGATCCCCCTTCCGCTACTTCCACCCCGGTTCCTTCAACAACAACCTCTGAAGCAGAGGAGCTTTATTCTATTCGGGGGCTACACCCTCCTTCTATTCTCGCACCGATTGAAGTGGAGCCTCTAGTTGAGAGTGAAACTCTCGAGCAACTAAAATTCTCACAGATTCCCCTCTCGGATGTGGAGGAACATTCTGTCAAAGCTTCACAGGCAGAACCAGAGAAGCTGGAGCCACAGCCCACTAATCCCAAGACTACCAAACCTAAGAGCTCCACTGAGCTGCCAGTGCTGCTTTGCGGAGGCGCTGCTTTAGTAGCCGTTGTAGGAGTAGTGGCATATGGTGCTGTGGCCTACTGCAAAAAGTAGAAAACCTCTCTTTAAACCCTTTTAACACAGGTCTTTTCAGTTTGCAAATCTATTCCAAATGAAATATTCCACTTCTCTCTCGAATTTTGGATTTTTCTGTCTCACACTCTTTGTGTTGTAGTTACGAGACACATTGATTAGATTTTTTCTGATTTGATTTGTGCTACCTCAGCTCACAGCAGAGCTCATGgcctttgtttttctgttgtcaaTAGATCTGTTGAAAGAAATGTAgccaaataaaatgtaaaccaGCAGTATAAAATCGTGTATGGTACAATTTTAAAGAATCCTGAAActtgaaatgtttgtttgatgtttCTTTGTGTGATTGCGTCTCTCATTACTTCACCAGAAAACTATGGACAAAATTAGACACCAGTTCCTCTTCTAGCTGCCATGTTACACTAAACTTGTTCAGCCCATAGATATCCTTTAGTAGCTGTCTTTGTGGATGACATTTTTAGAATATTGACCAGCCAAATGCTGTTTTTTCCACTTAATACTGCATGCTGAATATAAGAAATGGACAGCAGGAAAGTAAAGCCTAAAAATGTGTTAGCtatcagtggttcccaacctttttggctgagcctttaaacctgcaataacttgtttttggccacttgggggcagcagaaacaaactgTGGACACGCAACACTAACATATCACCTTTAAAGTTGACATGGCAAACTTGTTAGAACTTGTTTGCCCACTTTAACATGAGATACAGTAGGTACAGAGTAGTACTAGCATTAATTTGGAGTCGTGTTTGTGTCCACCTAGTGAGCAAAAGCCCAAAATTacctctccttttagctctgttttttttttcttaaacttaTGTGTGCAGCTTGGTGCTGAGTCGATAACCAATAGTCGGTTCTTGAGcatttctttttaactgtattccagaaataaaaaaaaaaaaaaaaattgttttggTTACATAAAATTTACATCAAGCTATGTTGATGTGGATTTGTCACTACACACTTACTCATGTGGTACACTATTAATTAATTGACAACCTTAGATGTACTGAGCCACTGATTACTAAATACTGCTTATTTGGGATTGAGCAACACATGAAACTCCTTCCAGCTGCAGAGCAATGagccctgacctttgacctccatgtgggcagcagagaaaaacaaaaacaaaaatgctttTAGGCTTCACAGCATAGTAAAATTGAAAGAAGATGAAAACAGAGTAAATGCTCCTTGTGCATTACTAACTAACAGCAAGTTATGTGTCTTCAGTGGTTTATAGtaaaacagggttagggtttggaagttatgtgtgtatatgtgattTACTGCGCTATCCTGCCTACTGCTGGTCAGTCGGGAACATTACAGTCATTTAACAAACtatgaaacaaacatcaacaGAGTATCAGTGGCATTGGAAG comes from the Scomber japonicus isolate fScoJap1 chromosome 23, fScoJap1.pri, whole genome shotgun sequence genome and includes:
- the si:ch211-214j24.14 gene encoding bcl-2-like protein 13, whose product is MGDVDPEDTKSLDSNDGAVLAGEENHSSNSDMVHLEREEAEMLEEAEREAAEAGEEEKRRRTEEEEEEDEELQTSVLSVLGGEKELIELREEDQDLQAAETEEILMSAEETDEEKEPAEFMQVVPPMALPPLPIVRFDPPSATSTPVPSTTTSEAEELYSIRGLHPPSILAPIEVEPLVESETLEQLKFSQIPLSDVEEHSVKASQAEPEKLEPQPTNPKTTKPKSSTELPVLLCGGAALVAVVGVVAYGAVAYCKK